TCTTGAGCTTTCTCTATTTTTATCCTTCGTTCCCAAATGCCTTTTCCAGTGTTTTATTGCGTTTTCGTACCCCAAGACGACTTACCCAAACAGAAAGTTGGAATAAGAGAATGAGTGGTACAGCAATAAGTACCTGGGAGACAGGGTCAGGAGGTGTTAAGAATGCCGACAAAATGAAGCAAGAAATAATTGCGTGGCGCCGATACTGCTTAAGAAAATCAGGTGTCAGTAATCCAAATTTAGATAAGAAATAGCTTAAAACAGGGAGTTGAAATATAATTCCGCAAGAAATAACCCACATGGTTAGCGAGCTAAAATATTCATTAATATCAAAGTCGTTATGGATGGCATCTGAAATTTGAAACTGGCTAAAAAACTGGAGGGCAAAAGGTACAAGCACGAAATATCCAAAAGCAATACCCAGCAGAAAGAAAAATGTGATAAAAATTGTATGTCCGAATGTTTTCCATTTTGCAGTACTTTCCATTGCAGGCTCAATGAAAGCCCAGAGCTGGTAAAAAAGTATAGGTGATCCTACAATAGTCCCAAAGACAATCAGCGTACCCCAGTAGGTAAAAAATTGTCCGGGCAGCTTACGGCTTTGTATCGTGAGGTCAATAGCATCAATGCCCAGTATTTTATAGACAAAAAAGTTCGACTTTGTGGGACCAAGCATTACATGTTCCACCAAAAAATCTCCAAAAAAAAAGGCAATAATGATTCCACAGGCAATTCCCCCGAGTCCTTTAATTATACGCCACCGCAATTCTTCAAGGTGATCTAAAAAGGACATATTACCTGTACGATCCTCAGGAGGTTCAGCCTGAGGTGGATCTCCGGTCATGATTTCTCGTTTCTGCACTATACTTATTGATTAAATAGCGAAAAATGTAAATGTAAGAAATTTAAAGCGTATAATTTCATACTTTTAAAGATACCTGTTGAATAATAATATAGTTATTATTTCTCTGGACAAACGTAATCATGATTTGAATTGGCAAAATTTTCTGTCAATTTAAGATTAGATAAAAAGCCGTGAATTTTGGTAAACAGAAAATATTATGACCTTTGGAGCCCCAGAAATTATTCTCATACTTTTAGTGATTCTCTTGTTCTTTGGAGCTAAAAAAATTCCAGAGCTAGCACGTGGTATTGGTCAAGGAATTACTGAATTTCAAAACGTTACCGAAGACGATGAGCAGCAAGAAGTCGAGGGAAATACCCAAGAGTCAAATAAGCAGACCTAGTTTATTAAGCTGTTACAAAATCATAAAGTGGAAATCGATCACACATATTTTCAACTTCATTTTTTGTTTTGTTGATTACATTTTCGTCTTCAGGATCTTGTAGCACCTGATCAATCAGCTCGGCTACTCGTTCAAACTCTTCTTTGCCAAAACCACGAGTGGTCATGGCCGGTGCTCCTATACGAATACCCGAAGTTACAAACGGACTTTCAGTATCAAAGGGAACCATGTTTTTGTTAAGGGTAATTTTTGCTTTTTCAAGTGCTTCTTCGGCTACTTTACCCGTCAGTCCTTTGTTGCGAAGATCAATGAGAACAAGATGGTTATCGGAACCATTGCTGACAAGGTCATAGTCCATCTGCATAAATTTGTCACCCATAGCTTGCGTATTTTGTTGTACCTGTTGTTGGTAGGCAGTGAAATCATCTTGTAATGCTTCTTCAAACGACACGGCCTTGGCAGCAATTACGTGCATCAAGGGCCCGCCCTGCGTACCGGGAAAGACTGCTGAGTCGAGCACTTCACTCCACTGTTTAGTGCGTCCCGATTTTCGTGCCTCAACGCCAAGTGTATTTTTGCCGTCTTCACCAAGTAGTATCATCCCCCCGCGGGGTCCGCGCAATGTCTTATGAGTAGTGGTCGTAACAACGTGGCAGTGCGGCAGGGGATTATTTAGCAATCCGGTAGCGATCAGGCCGGCAGTGTGTGCCATATCCATCCAGAGGTAAGCCCCTACTTCATCGGCAATTTCGCGGAAAGCTTTGTAGTTGAAGTCACGCGGATAGGCTGACGCACCAATAGAGATAAGCTTTGGCTGTACTTCTTTGGCTTTTTTTCGGACTTCATCAAGGTCAATACGGCCTGTATCTTTATCCACGCCGTAAAATTCAGAGTTGTATAAAATCCCTGAAAAATTAACAGGCGATCCATGTGTCAAGTGTCCGCCGTGGGAGAGGTCTAATCCCAATAGCGTATCACCGGGTTCCATAAATGCAAGGTACACGGCAGCATTAGCCTGTGCACCTGAATGGGGCTGTACGTTTACCCACTCTGCGC
The sequence above is a segment of the Fodinibius salinus genome. Coding sequences within it:
- the tatC gene encoding twin-arginine translocase subunit TatC, producing the protein MQKREIMTGDPPQAEPPEDRTGNMSFLDHLEELRWRIIKGLGGIACGIIIAFFFGDFLVEHVMLGPTKSNFFVYKILGIDAIDLTIQSRKLPGQFFTYWGTLIVFGTIVGSPILFYQLWAFIEPAMESTAKWKTFGHTIFITFFFLLGIAFGYFVLVPFALQFFSQFQISDAIHNDFDINEYFSSLTMWVISCGIIFQLPVLSYFLSKFGLLTPDFLKQYRRHAIISCFILSAFLTPPDPVSQVLIAVPLILLFQLSVWVSRLGVRKRNKTLEKAFGNEG
- a CDS encoding twin-arginine translocase TatA/TatE family subunit codes for the protein MTFGAPEIILILLVILLFFGAKKIPELARGIGQGITEFQNVTEDDEQQEVEGNTQESNKQT
- the glyA gene encoding serine hydroxymethyltransferase, with protein sequence MQSLSEQDSTIFNLLSDEKERQNNNLELIASENFASRAVIEAMGSTPTNKYAEGLPGKRYYGGCEVVDKIEEVARERAKKLFGAEWVNVQPHSGAQANAAVYLAFMEPGDTLLGLDLSHGGHLTHGSPVNFSGILYNSEFYGVDKDTGRIDLDEVRKKAKEVQPKLISIGASAYPRDFNYKAFREIADEVGAYLWMDMAHTAGLIATGLLNNPLPHCHVVTTTTHKTLRGPRGGMILLGEDGKNTLGVEARKSGRTKQWSEVLDSAVFPGTQGGPLMHVIAAKAVSFEEALQDDFTAYQQQVQQNTQAMGDKFMQMDYDLVSNGSDNHLVLIDLRNKGLTGKVAEEALEKAKITLNKNMVPFDTESPFVTSGIRIGAPAMTTRGFGKEEFERVAELIDQVLQDPEDENVINKTKNEVENMCDRFPLYDFVTA